Genomic segment of Populus nigra chromosome 14, ddPopNigr1.1, whole genome shotgun sequence:
aaaatttatttttattatccgtatatttaaataatatcaaaataaaaaaaattaagaaaaactttttttaaaattcaaaaatgcgGTTTTATCACGCTTACCTGATGACTTTGCTTACAGCCACGATCTTACAACCATAAGAGAACATCTTTCAGCTGCGGCGGCGGCGgggttgtttttcaattcccATCGTTGCCCTTTCATGAAATCCAAATCCATCTTCTCTCCACAAAACCCTTGTCTTAAATCTCTCTTTTCAACACCACTAGAGTCTCTTATGGCCACTTCTCTAGACCTAAACGACGATTCTCCCTGCTCCAATCCCCAGCAACAACAAACAGAAACCCATGAAAATTCATCAGAAACGGCATTGCTTGGTGAGCCGAGGGGGTACCTGAGCGGAGAGGCTCGTGTGGAGCGTGCATGGGGTCATTGGAGTAAACTGGGTCGGCCCAAGTTGATAGTGGCTCCTATGGTGGATAATTCGGAGCTGCCGTTTAGAATGCTTTGTAGGAAGTATGGAGCCGAGGCTGCTTATACTCCTATGTTGCATTCCAGGATTTTTAGTGAGAATGAAAAGTATAGAAGAGAGGAATTCACCACTTGTAAGGTAAACTAACTTTTTAACACTTGTTAATTTTGGAGCAACTGTGTCAATTTCTTGCTTGACCCTAATTTTGAGATGCTATTGTTTGTATCCATGGGAGGgaataaatcaaactaaaattttgatttaatcacTGCAACTTTGGAGCATGGAGTGCAGCAGGGGATTTcttgcttaatattttttatttatttatttgtctgaCTTTGAGAACAATTGCAGGAAGATCGCCCCCTATTCGTCCAATTTTGCGCCAACGATCCTGATATTTTATTGGAAGCAGCGCGGAGGGTGGAACCTTATTGTGATTATGTGGATATCAATCTAGGGTAATATTGTTAAGCAATCATCTACTTTTTAGCATCTTTACTTGGTATTTGTTGTACTGAAATATGtgcatttctctttctttcgtttttttttttaaatgattgatCTAAGTATCCGTTTTCAAACATCTCTACAGACTCTTACTAGCAGATCATGCTTCTCTTTCCatatttcaaatcaagttttaggTTAAGTTCCAATGTATCTGGTTCGTATGAAAGTGTTTTGTTAGATTAAAGATATTTCTGGCTGCATAGAACTTTGAAGTGAAATAAAGTGTTGGTTTTGTTTAGTTAGCATACTATTCTTGTTGGTGCCTGACTCTCAAGATCCATCCTTTCCTTCAATGTTGTTGTGGTAAAAAGAATATGATTGAGCTCCACCTGAGACGATGTTAAAATGAAATCAGCACCATAGACTTGAGACAGTCTTTTGTTGAAATATTATGTAATATAAAATGATGAAGCTTTTTCCATGTCATGAATTGGCTTAAAAGACTTTAAATGCTGCAGTGAATATTGGAATACTAAATCAAACACTTTCGAAGCAGTTCAAAAGTACTTAGATAAGCCATGTATTTCTACACGTAAGAGTGGTTGATATACTGTTTTTTCTCGAAACAATAGTGGCATTAAAGAGTTATAACTTTCCTTTCAGTTCTTACACTCAAGCCCATGTAGATTACCTTGAATTTGAAACATGGAAAAAgctacataaacaaaaaaattctactTATGACTGGATGAAAGTTGAACATGACAGTGGGACAAAATCTATGAAAATTGTTCCTGACCATGTTATGGCTTTCCAGCCTATATGGGAGCTTCTTCCAGCCCAGATGCTTCCCTTGCCACCAATATTTAGAACTATCTCACATTGCCAGGATCCTGTTTTCAGTCTTCTAATAACAAAACTAGTTTAATCACTCTTGACTTCATAAGAATTCTGGTGATGGGATTTGTGCAGATGTCCTCAGCGGATTGCCAGGCGAGGTTACTATGGAGCTTTCCTGATGGATAATCTTCTACTTGTGAAATCCTTAGTTGAAAAACTAGCTATCAATCTTAATGTCCCTGTGTCATGCAAAATCCGGGTCTTCCCCAAATTGGAAGACACAATTAATTATGCTAGAATGCTAGAGGAAGCTGGCTGCTCACTTTTAGCTGTCCATGGTAGAACAAGAGATGAGAAAGATGGAAAGAAATTTCGTGCTGACTGGAAGGCCATCAAGGCTGTAAAAAGTGCTCTCAGAATTCCAGTTCTTGCCAATGGGAACATACGGCACATGGACGATGTTAAGACCTGTTTGGAAGAGACTGGTGCTGATGGTGTGCTTTCAGCTGAGACCCTTCTTGAGAATCCGGCTCTTTTTGCTGGATTTCGGACTGCAGAATGGGTAGATGATGGTGAAGAAGGCAACAAAGATGGATTGCTGGACCAGGCAGATTTGTTAGTGGAGTATTTGAAATTTTGTGAAAGGCACCCTGTGCCATGGAGGATGATCCGTTCTCATGTGCACAAGATGCTAGGAGAGTGGTTCAGAATTCATCCTCAAGTAAGAGAGGATCTGAATGCACAATCCAGATTGACCTTTGAATTTCTATATGATATGGTGAATCGACTTAGAGAGCTGGGTGTGAGGATTCCACTTTATTTGAAGGAAAAGGATAGTCGTGTACAAGGAGTTCCTGAAGATGGTTTGGCCAATTGAAGCATCATCATAAAAGTTAATCGGGTTGCAGGTGCTTATTACCATGCTTGTTGCACACTGAGAAGATTATCATTAACTTATACCGATTGTTTTGTCGTTAGATCTGTGCTAAATTTCTAGATGCCTAATTAAGCTAATCCATTCGTCTAGGAGTGAGGGGTGCAGAGGGCATTTTAGCAGTCAAAAAGCGGCACCTCAGATTTACACTGGATTCTTTAGGTTCCATAGTATATTCTTGGCAAAGTGTCTTAGTTCTCCCTTTACTTTTGAGTTTCGATTTTTCAAAAAGCATTGTTTTGAATACCAGGGAGATGTAACagtattttttaggtttttatttatcAGATGGGAAAGACACTTTCTTGTTTCTTGTCTCTCCTTGATAATAGACTGAATCAAGTGTCTTCCGTGATTGCCAACGGAAAATTAAACCTCTGGCATGTCTCATTTAAGTAAGCTTTGTGTCTCGTCCAATGTACTcgattttttccagttttttttttaattttaatgtgggtgttcggaTCAGTTTGCACGTACCTTAACTAATTCTACGggttctaaaattaacgatGATGTAAGTCTTTAGTGGCTATCAAACACTTTTTTTGAAGgactaatatattatatttggtacaatataatttaaaataaaaaaaataaaatttttttaaattttttcaaaaataatatggaATGTAAAAACAAATCGGCTCACATCTTATAAGTATCTTACCTTCACATCTTATAAGTAtcttatcttatattattttctagttttgatATGGATAATTTGATATGgttagttaaattttaatttgattagaggattcaaataatcaaaggagaaaaaatttagaaaatcgtaaaatgtaaaattattattctttcttttcaaataatataattatgaccGATGAGAAATCAAGATAATACACTTAAAAtatcttggttttcaaataaaaaagttacaaaaaaaaaaagaaattgaattataaaagcTCTCTGAATCATATTCTTAAACTTTCATCTAAGTTTACAGCTTAGATCCGGTTTTTATAGCTTGGTGATTTGTTTAGGGGATAAAAATGAATCTAAGCTGTGGAATGCATGCATAAATTCTACTCTTCTTGCATTTACAAGGggttaaaaatgaagaaaacctATCTTTTATGCATATACTAGATGTAAGTCCAAGAATATATTCTACagggattttaaaattttgtttttatgggtaaatataatttttgaaactGGAATTAGTTTCATGGGTGACCTTAATTTCTTACTAGAATATGATCTATATTCCatgattttcttaatattttcctCCTTTGATTATTTAGATCCTCTTCTAAATTAAAATCTTGGCttcccataataataataataataataatcatctaGTTTCTCCAATTTTATCAATctcaaagtttaaaaatataaagtataaatCTTCTACTTTTTTGCCTTGTACTGTacatcatttaaatttaaaaatataaataagaaaattaataaaatatatgccAAAATACAAGtagattcaaagaaaatataaattaatttaaaaagtaataaaatctaAATCAGTATTTATAAAAGAACACTATACTATTATTTCTATAAAAAGAATAACACATTCTATTTATGGAACTCATTAACTAAAATGGGTTTACTCATTGTTTAGAAAGAGATATAAAAGAATTcccaataattatataaaataaatacagcATATCACTTAttgattttagaattattatttttaattataatattttaatttaaccagTTGAACACcacttttttgctttttaatggataacttttattgttttttattgttggtttgaaactacttttcaaaaaactaattatgagaagattgagattttttatccttgaactcaaccaaatattaaaatttaaatatttatgggTTTAACGAGTTATCAGactcattatttcatttttacGCTCAGTCGAACACtaatattattcttaatattaaaattaataagttatatcaaatattttgttgatagATGATTATACCATTATAATAGAACAAAATTTCTAATTCTCAAATtgtattatatcttttttttaatcttacatATTTAAGTATAAATGATGCATGTGATATCAtttatacattttaattaaaaacaagagCTTTGATCCCATCAAATTACTTGAAGTGGGGTtctatttgattaaattttaagagttcAAGGACTGAAAAAGATTTATCGGTGTGGGTAATTTTtggaaaaattaattcaaagaaGACATtgataaagaataatatattagGGAAGTGAAGTGCCCAAGtaggaaaaaaactcaaacaataATTCTCAAGTGCCTAAACAGGCAACAAACTCGTATAATACAATcttataatttatcatttacGATTTTATCCCATTGGATAATCTTGTCGGTTTAGTGATAATGGCATAATCTTATCGGTTCTTTCCGTAAGCATTATCTTATCGGTTTAGTGATAATGGATAGTAATAACAATGGATAATCTCCGCAATTACTACTGTGACATTTAATGCAATATTCAATCTCTATAAATACCAGGACCCTGGCTATGTACAAAGCATCGAATCAATTGTTAGAGATAAAGTTGTGgtgatatttttgttgtttgtttgaaGGATGGCGATTGATCTATCACCGAAGGTGGCAAAGAAATTATACGGAGGAGATGGCGGGTCTTACTGTGCCTGGTGCCCATCTGACTTACCAATGCTAAGAGAAGGGAACATAGGTGCAGCCAAGCTTGCCCTTGAGAAGAATGGCTTTGCTCTTCCTCGTTACTCTGACTCTGCCAAGGTTGCGTATGTTCTTCAGGGTATGTTAATAATTCTCCTTCTACTTTcgacatgggtttttttttatgctatttaATCCATGATGATTGGCTGATTATTTGATGGTAGTAATAATTCTCCTCCTGGTTTCAACATAGTAGTATCATTTTGCTAAATCTGTTCTTAATTTGATGGAGCTTAAAGGATTGGGGTATAGAttcaatttttatcttaaagaataaaatagaaagaaatataCTGTGCTGCAGATGCTGATCTCAAAACAATATCTGGGGAAGAATTTGCTTAGCTCCTGTAGATGTTTTTATCTTACCTTTTATTCATTTTGCAGGAAATGGAGTGGCTGGGATTGTTCTTCCAGAGAAGGAAGAGAAGGTTGTTGCCCTTAAGAAGGGCGATGCTATTGCCCTTCCTTTTGGGGTTGTTACATGGTGGTATAACAAAGAGGACACTGAACTAGTTGTTCTTTTGTTGGGCGACACCTCTAAAGCCCACAAAACTGGTGAATTTACTGATTTCTTTTTGACTGGCTCCAATGGCATTTTCACTGGATTCTCTACCGACTTCGTGAGCCGAGCATGGGATGTAGATGAGGAGGCTGTGAAGTCCCTTGTTGGGAACCAGACAGCCGAGGGCATCGTCATGCTTGATGAATCGTTTGGGATGCCTGAACCGAAGGAAGAGCACCGAGAGGGATTTGTGTACAATTGCGAGGAAGCTCCACTAGATGTTGATATTAAGGGTGGTGGAAAGGTGGTTGTTTTGAATACCAAGAACCTTCCTTTGGTTGCTGAGGTTGGGCTCGGTGCTGATCTTGTAATGTTGGATGGAAGTGCGATGTGCTCTCCTGGTTTTTCTTGCGACTCGGCATTACAAGTGACATACATTGTCAGTGGCAGTGGCCGTGTTCAAATTGTCGGTGTTGATGGTCATAGGGTCCTGGAAACTACGGTGAAGGCTGGTCATTTGTTCATTGTTCCAAGGTTCTTCGTCGTTTCAAAGATTTGCGATCCTGATGGGATGTCATGGTTCTCCATCATCACCACTCCCAAGTGagttttgcttttatatatttactCCTGTCACACTTCCATATTTATGCATGTTTCTAGCTTTTTATTAAGACATTACAACTCCATGCATGATCACTTGCAGCCCTATATTCACTCACTTGGCTGGAAGGACTTCAGTGTGGAAGGCTTTATCTCCTCAAGTGCTAGAGGCTTCCTTGAAGGTATCTCCTGACGTCGAGCAGCTTTTCCGTTCCAAGAGAGTGAACGAGGAAATTTTCTTCCCACCTCCGAAGTGAGGAATCATAGCTTCATTTTCACCTCTACCCAATAAGAATTTACAGAGTTCTCTCCTTCAATATCAGTGGATATAGGCATTTATGCCTGTAGTTTCAATTCTCTCATggattattatcattttatgatATGGGTTTTGCTTTGATTATAGTTCTTGCAATAGTAGGAGTTAGCATATCCGGAGAAGTATTTTGACAGTTCTTCTTAATACGATGcctttttattttccatgtaaAATTGAACTCCTAAACAACATGAGACATGCCAGTCAAAAATATATCTTCAAGGGAAAAGACTCACCGCACTCTTGCCTGAAGTTTATCATTGTTATGATTAGGTTAGCTCCTAAACCTACAAAAATCTGaaatcaacttatttttctaTTGGAGGGACCACTGcagataattaaattttcaactaTTTCCAAATAAAGTTGG
This window contains:
- the LOC133673461 gene encoding uncharacterized protein LOC133673461, which encodes MKSKSIFSPQNPCLKSLFSTPLESLMATSLDLNDDSPCSNPQQQQTETHENSSETALLGEPRGYLSGEARVERAWGHWSKLGRPKLIVAPMVDNSELPFRMLCRKYGAEAAYTPMLHSRIFSENEKYRREEFTTCKEDRPLFVQFCANDPDILLEAARRVEPYCDYVDINLGCPQRIARRGYYGAFLMDNLLLVKSLVEKLAINLNVPVSCKIRVFPKLEDTINYARMLEEAGCSLLAVHGRTRDEKDGKKFRADWKAIKAVKSALRIPVLANGNIRHMDDVKTCLEETGADGVLSAETLLENPALFAGFRTAEWVDDGEEGNKDGLLDQADLLVEYLKFCERHPVPWRMIRSHVHKMLGEWFRIHPQVREDLNAQSRLTFEFLYDMVNRLRELGVRIPLYLKEKDSRVQGVPEDGLAN
- the LOC133672252 gene encoding 12S seed storage globulin 1-like, which gives rise to MAIDLSPKVAKKLYGGDGGSYCAWCPSDLPMLREGNIGAAKLALEKNGFALPRYSDSAKVAYVLQGNGVAGIVLPEKEEKVVALKKGDAIALPFGVVTWWYNKEDTELVVLLLGDTSKAHKTGEFTDFFLTGSNGIFTGFSTDFVSRAWDVDEEAVKSLVGNQTAEGIVMLDESFGMPEPKEEHREGFVYNCEEAPLDVDIKGGGKVVVLNTKNLPLVAEVGLGADLVMLDGSAMCSPGFSCDSALQVTYIVSGSGRVQIVGVDGHRVLETTVKAGHLFIVPRFFVVSKICDPDGMSWFSIITTPNPIFTHLAGRTSVWKALSPQVLEASLKVSPDVEQLFRSKRVNEEIFFPPPK